The Mastacembelus armatus chromosome 9, fMasArm1.2, whole genome shotgun sequence genome contains a region encoding:
- the atp2a2a gene encoding sarcoplasmic/endoplasmic reticulum calcium ATPase 2 isoform X2, with the protein MENAHTKSVEEVYSYFCVNESTGLSLDEVKRQREKWGLNELPAEEGKSLWELVIEQFEDLLVRILLMAACISFVLAWFEEGEETITAFVEPFVILLILIANAIVGVWQERNAEDAIEALKEYEPEMGKVYRQDRKTVQRIKAKDIVPGDIVEVAVGDKVPADIRICSIKSTTLRVDQSILTGESVSVIKHTDPVPDPRAVNQDKKNMLFSGTNVAAGKAVGVVVATGVNTEIGKIRDEMAATEQDKTPLQQKLDEFGEQLSKVISLICIAVWIINIGHFNDPVHGGSWIRGAIYYFKIAVALAVAAIPEGLPAVITTCLALGTRRMAKKNAIVRSLPSVETLGCTSVICSDKTGTLTTNQMSVCRMFIINKSDGDSCSLSEFTVTGSTYAPEGEVYQDDKPVKCSQYDALVELATICALCNDSSLDFNEVKGVYEKVGEATETALTCLVEKMNVFDTEVHNLSKIDRANACNSVIKQLMRKEFTLEFSRDRKSMSVYCTPNKPRSFIGKMFVKGAPEGVLERCTNVRVGNSKVPLSKGIKEKIMSVIREYGTGRDTLRCLALATRDSPPKVEEMVLSDTARFSEYESDLTFVGCVGMLDPPRQEVAASIQLCRQAGIRVIMITGDNKGTAVAICHRIGILTDEDDVESMAYTGREFDELSPYDQREAVTRARCFARVEPSHKSKIVEFLQGFDEITAMTGDGVNDAPALKKAEIGIAMGSGTAVAKSASEMVLADDNFSSIVAAVEEGRAIYNNMKQFIRYLISSNVGEVVCIFLTAALGFPEALIPVQLLWVNLVTDGLPATALGFNPPDLDIMEKPPRNAKEPLISGWLFFRYLAIGGYVGAATVGAAAWWFTVSEDGPQVTLYQLSHFLQCGPDNPDFEGLECHVFESPYPMTMALSVLVTIEMCNALNSLSENQSLLRMPPWENIWLLGAICLSMSLHFLILYVEPLPVIFQITPLDVTQWLMVLKISVPVILLDELLKFLARNYLELAKAK; encoded by the exons ATGGAGAACGCTCACACGAAGAGTGTGGAAGAAGTTTACAGCTATTTCTGCGTCAACGAGAGCACAGGACTTTCCCTGGACGAGGTGAAGCGGCAGCGGGAGAAATGGGGCCTAAACG AGTTACCAGCTGAAGAAG GGAAATCTTTATGGGAGCTTGTGATTGAACAGTTTGAAGATTTGCTCGTTCGAATTCTCCTGATGGCTGCATGTATATCTTTT GTCCTGGCCTGGtttgaggagggagaggaaactATCACAGCCTTTGTAGAGCCTTTTGTAATCCTACTCATTCTTATAGCCAACGCCATCGTCGGAGTGTGGCAG GAACGTAATGCTGAGGATGCCATTGAGGCTCTTAAGGAGTATGAGCCTGAGATGGGGAAGGTGTACAGGCAGGACCGAAAAACTGTGCAGAGGATCAAGGCCAAAGACATTGTGCCGGGGGACATCGTAGAGGTCGCTG TTGGAGACAAGGTACCCGCTGACATCCGGATCTGTTCAATCAAATCAACAACCCTGAGGGTGGACCAGTCCATTCTGACTG gggagtctgtctctgtcatcaaACACACCGACCCTGTGCCCGACCCACGTGCTGTCAATCAGGACAAGAAGAACATGCTTTTCTCT GGTACTAACGTTGCTGCTGGGAAGGCCGTGGGTGTGGTTGTGGCCACCGGTGTAAACACTGAAATTGGTAAGATCCGTGACGAGATGGCAGCCACTGAGCAGGACAAAACACCCTTGCAGCAGAAGTTGGACGAGTTTGGCGAGCAGCTGTCCAAAGTCATCTCTCTCATCTGCATTGCTGTGTGGATCATCAACATTGGACACTTCAATGACCCCGTCCATGGAGGCTCCTGGATTCGCGGGGCCATCTACTACTTCAAGATTGCCGTGGCACTGGCTGTGGCCGCCATCCCTGAGGGTCTTCCTGCCGTCATCACTACCTGCCTGGCCCTGGGTACACGTCGCATGGCCAAGAAGAACGCCATTGTCCGCAGCCTGCCATCTGTTGAGACCCTGGGCTGCACCTCCGTCATCTGCTCTGACAAGACAGGAACGCTGACCACCAAccagatgtctgtctgcaga ATGTTCATTATCAACAAATCTGATGGTGACAGCTGCTCTCTGTCAGAGTTCACAGTGACCGGATCTACCTACGCACCTGAGGGAGAAGT GTACCAGGATGATAAACCAGTGAAATGCTCCCAGTACGATGCCCTGGTTGAACTGGCCACCATCTGTGCACTGTGCAACGACTCCTCTCTGGACTTCAACGAG gtgaagGGTGTGTATGAGAAGGTCGGTGAGGCCACGGAGACCGCACTGACCTGTCTGGTGGAGAAGATGAATGTGTTTGACACTGAAGTCCACAACTTGTCCAAGATTGACAGAGCTAACGCCTGCAACTCA GTGATCAAGCAGCTGATGAGGAAGGAGTTCACTCTGGAGTTTTCCAGAGACCGGAAGTCCATGTCTGTGTACTGCACCCCCAACAAACCCCGGTCTTTTATTGGCAAGATGTTTGTTAAG GGGGCACCAGAGGGAGTTCTAGAGAGATGCACTAATGTCAGAGTTGGCAACAGCAAAGTACCTCTCAGCAAAGGTATCAAGGAGAAGATCATGTCTGTGATCCGTGAGTACGGGACAGGTCGTGACACCCTAAGGTGCCTGGCTTTGGCCACACGAGACAGCCCACCCAAAGTTGAGGAAATGGTGCTGTCTGACACCGCCAGATTCTCTGAGTACGAG TCTGACTTGACGTTCGTAGGCTGTGTCGGCATGCTGGATCCTCCCAGACAGGAGGTGGCGGCCTCCATCCAGCTGTGCCGACAGGCCGGGATCCGGGTCATCATGATCACAGGGGATAACAAGGGCACAGCTGTGGCCATCTGCCACCGCATCGGCATTCTGACTGATGAGGACGATGTCGAGAGCATGGCGTACACTGGACGCGAGTTTGACGAGCTCTCCCCCTACGACCAGCGTGAGGCCGTAACTCGTGCTCGCTGTTTCGCTCGTGTCGAGCCTTCCCACAAGTCCAAGATTGTAGAGTTCCTGCAAGGATTTGATGAGATCACTGCTATG acaGGTGATGGAGTGAACGATGCCCCTGCCTTGAAGAAGGCAGAGATTGGCATCGCCATGGGCTCTGGCACTGCCGTGGCCAAGTCAGCCTCTGAGATGGTCCTCGCCGATGACAACTTCTCTTCCATTGTGGCCGCTGTTGAAGAAGGCAGAGCTATTTACAATAACATGAAGCAGTTCATCAGATACCTCATCTCCTCCAATGTGGGAGAGGTCGTTTG CATCTTTCTGACTGCTGCACTGGGTTTCCCTGAGGCTCTGATCCCAGTTCAGCTGCTCTGGGTGAACCTGGTGACAGATGGTCTCCCTGCCACCGCCCTCGGCTTCAACCCCCCAGATCTGGACATCATGGAGAAACCTCCCCGCAATGCTAAGGAGCCCCTCATCTCTGGCTGGCTCTTCTTCAGATACTTAGCCATTGGAG GGTATGTGGGTGCAGCCACAGTGGGAGCAGCTGCCTGGTGGTTTACGGTCTCTGAAGATGGACCTCAGGTCACTCTTTACCAGCTG AGCCACTTCCTCCAGTGCGGCCCAGACAACCCAGATTTTGAAGGCCTGGAATGCCACGTGTTTGAGTCACCCTACCCCATGACCATGGCCCTGTCTGTGCTCGTCACCATCGAGATGTGCAATGCTCTGAACAG CCTGTCAGAGAACCAGTCCCTGCTGCGGATGCCTCCATGGGAGAACATTTGGTTGCTAGGGGCCATCTGCCTCTCCATGTCCCTTCACTTCCTCATCCTCTATGTGGAACCTCTGCCT GTCATCTTCCAGATCACCCCTCTGGATGTGACCCAGTGGCTGATGGTGCTGAAGATCTCTGTGCCCGTCATCCTGCTGGATGAGCTGCTCAAGTTTTTGGCCAGGAACTACTTGGAATTGG CAAAGGCCAAGTAA
- the atp2a2a gene encoding sarcoplasmic/endoplasmic reticulum calcium ATPase 2 isoform X1, with protein MENAHTKSVEEVYSYFCVNESTGLSLDEVKRQREKWGLNELPAEEGKSLWELVIEQFEDLLVRILLMAACISFVLAWFEEGEETITAFVEPFVILLILIANAIVGVWQERNAEDAIEALKEYEPEMGKVYRQDRKTVQRIKAKDIVPGDIVEVAVGDKVPADIRICSIKSTTLRVDQSILTGESVSVIKHTDPVPDPRAVNQDKKNMLFSGTNVAAGKAVGVVVATGVNTEIGKIRDEMAATEQDKTPLQQKLDEFGEQLSKVISLICIAVWIINIGHFNDPVHGGSWIRGAIYYFKIAVALAVAAIPEGLPAVITTCLALGTRRMAKKNAIVRSLPSVETLGCTSVICSDKTGTLTTNQMSVCRMFIINKSDGDSCSLSEFTVTGSTYAPEGEVYQDDKPVKCSQYDALVELATICALCNDSSLDFNEVKGVYEKVGEATETALTCLVEKMNVFDTEVHNLSKIDRANACNSVIKQLMRKEFTLEFSRDRKSMSVYCTPNKPRSFIGKMFVKGAPEGVLERCTNVRVGNSKVPLSKGIKEKIMSVIREYGTGRDTLRCLALATRDSPPKVEEMVLSDTARFSEYESDLTFVGCVGMLDPPRQEVAASIQLCRQAGIRVIMITGDNKGTAVAICHRIGILTDEDDVESMAYTGREFDELSPYDQREAVTRARCFARVEPSHKSKIVEFLQGFDEITAMTGDGVNDAPALKKAEIGIAMGSGTAVAKSASEMVLADDNFSSIVAAVEEGRAIYNNMKQFIRYLISSNVGEVVCIFLTAALGFPEALIPVQLLWVNLVTDGLPATALGFNPPDLDIMEKPPRNAKEPLISGWLFFRYLAIGGYVGAATVGAAAWWFTVSEDGPQVTLYQLSHFLQCGPDNPDFEGLECHVFESPYPMTMALSVLVTIEMCNALNSLSENQSLLRMPPWENIWLLGAICLSMSLHFLILYVEPLPVIFQITPLDVTQWLMVLKISVPVILLDELLKFLARNYLELGKQLEKPSRKGCSLSACAKGISWPFVAISLPLVLWIYSTDTNVSAMLWP; from the exons ATGGAGAACGCTCACACGAAGAGTGTGGAAGAAGTTTACAGCTATTTCTGCGTCAACGAGAGCACAGGACTTTCCCTGGACGAGGTGAAGCGGCAGCGGGAGAAATGGGGCCTAAACG AGTTACCAGCTGAAGAAG GGAAATCTTTATGGGAGCTTGTGATTGAACAGTTTGAAGATTTGCTCGTTCGAATTCTCCTGATGGCTGCATGTATATCTTTT GTCCTGGCCTGGtttgaggagggagaggaaactATCACAGCCTTTGTAGAGCCTTTTGTAATCCTACTCATTCTTATAGCCAACGCCATCGTCGGAGTGTGGCAG GAACGTAATGCTGAGGATGCCATTGAGGCTCTTAAGGAGTATGAGCCTGAGATGGGGAAGGTGTACAGGCAGGACCGAAAAACTGTGCAGAGGATCAAGGCCAAAGACATTGTGCCGGGGGACATCGTAGAGGTCGCTG TTGGAGACAAGGTACCCGCTGACATCCGGATCTGTTCAATCAAATCAACAACCCTGAGGGTGGACCAGTCCATTCTGACTG gggagtctgtctctgtcatcaaACACACCGACCCTGTGCCCGACCCACGTGCTGTCAATCAGGACAAGAAGAACATGCTTTTCTCT GGTACTAACGTTGCTGCTGGGAAGGCCGTGGGTGTGGTTGTGGCCACCGGTGTAAACACTGAAATTGGTAAGATCCGTGACGAGATGGCAGCCACTGAGCAGGACAAAACACCCTTGCAGCAGAAGTTGGACGAGTTTGGCGAGCAGCTGTCCAAAGTCATCTCTCTCATCTGCATTGCTGTGTGGATCATCAACATTGGACACTTCAATGACCCCGTCCATGGAGGCTCCTGGATTCGCGGGGCCATCTACTACTTCAAGATTGCCGTGGCACTGGCTGTGGCCGCCATCCCTGAGGGTCTTCCTGCCGTCATCACTACCTGCCTGGCCCTGGGTACACGTCGCATGGCCAAGAAGAACGCCATTGTCCGCAGCCTGCCATCTGTTGAGACCCTGGGCTGCACCTCCGTCATCTGCTCTGACAAGACAGGAACGCTGACCACCAAccagatgtctgtctgcaga ATGTTCATTATCAACAAATCTGATGGTGACAGCTGCTCTCTGTCAGAGTTCACAGTGACCGGATCTACCTACGCACCTGAGGGAGAAGT GTACCAGGATGATAAACCAGTGAAATGCTCCCAGTACGATGCCCTGGTTGAACTGGCCACCATCTGTGCACTGTGCAACGACTCCTCTCTGGACTTCAACGAG gtgaagGGTGTGTATGAGAAGGTCGGTGAGGCCACGGAGACCGCACTGACCTGTCTGGTGGAGAAGATGAATGTGTTTGACACTGAAGTCCACAACTTGTCCAAGATTGACAGAGCTAACGCCTGCAACTCA GTGATCAAGCAGCTGATGAGGAAGGAGTTCACTCTGGAGTTTTCCAGAGACCGGAAGTCCATGTCTGTGTACTGCACCCCCAACAAACCCCGGTCTTTTATTGGCAAGATGTTTGTTAAG GGGGCACCAGAGGGAGTTCTAGAGAGATGCACTAATGTCAGAGTTGGCAACAGCAAAGTACCTCTCAGCAAAGGTATCAAGGAGAAGATCATGTCTGTGATCCGTGAGTACGGGACAGGTCGTGACACCCTAAGGTGCCTGGCTTTGGCCACACGAGACAGCCCACCCAAAGTTGAGGAAATGGTGCTGTCTGACACCGCCAGATTCTCTGAGTACGAG TCTGACTTGACGTTCGTAGGCTGTGTCGGCATGCTGGATCCTCCCAGACAGGAGGTGGCGGCCTCCATCCAGCTGTGCCGACAGGCCGGGATCCGGGTCATCATGATCACAGGGGATAACAAGGGCACAGCTGTGGCCATCTGCCACCGCATCGGCATTCTGACTGATGAGGACGATGTCGAGAGCATGGCGTACACTGGACGCGAGTTTGACGAGCTCTCCCCCTACGACCAGCGTGAGGCCGTAACTCGTGCTCGCTGTTTCGCTCGTGTCGAGCCTTCCCACAAGTCCAAGATTGTAGAGTTCCTGCAAGGATTTGATGAGATCACTGCTATG acaGGTGATGGAGTGAACGATGCCCCTGCCTTGAAGAAGGCAGAGATTGGCATCGCCATGGGCTCTGGCACTGCCGTGGCCAAGTCAGCCTCTGAGATGGTCCTCGCCGATGACAACTTCTCTTCCATTGTGGCCGCTGTTGAAGAAGGCAGAGCTATTTACAATAACATGAAGCAGTTCATCAGATACCTCATCTCCTCCAATGTGGGAGAGGTCGTTTG CATCTTTCTGACTGCTGCACTGGGTTTCCCTGAGGCTCTGATCCCAGTTCAGCTGCTCTGGGTGAACCTGGTGACAGATGGTCTCCCTGCCACCGCCCTCGGCTTCAACCCCCCAGATCTGGACATCATGGAGAAACCTCCCCGCAATGCTAAGGAGCCCCTCATCTCTGGCTGGCTCTTCTTCAGATACTTAGCCATTGGAG GGTATGTGGGTGCAGCCACAGTGGGAGCAGCTGCCTGGTGGTTTACGGTCTCTGAAGATGGACCTCAGGTCACTCTTTACCAGCTG AGCCACTTCCTCCAGTGCGGCCCAGACAACCCAGATTTTGAAGGCCTGGAATGCCACGTGTTTGAGTCACCCTACCCCATGACCATGGCCCTGTCTGTGCTCGTCACCATCGAGATGTGCAATGCTCTGAACAG CCTGTCAGAGAACCAGTCCCTGCTGCGGATGCCTCCATGGGAGAACATTTGGTTGCTAGGGGCCATCTGCCTCTCCATGTCCCTTCACTTCCTCATCCTCTATGTGGAACCTCTGCCT GTCATCTTCCAGATCACCCCTCTGGATGTGACCCAGTGGCTGATGGTGCTGAAGATCTCTGTGCCCGTCATCCTGCTGGATGAGCTGCTCAAGTTTTTGGCCAGGAACTACTTGGAATTGGGTAAACAGCTGGAGAAGCCCTCCAGAAAAGGCTGCTCTCTGTCTGCATGTGCCAAGGGCATCTCCTGGCCCTTTGTGGCCATCTCCCTGCCCCTGGTGCTGTGGATCTACAGCACCGACACTAATGTGTCTGCCATGCTGTGGCCCTGA
- the ift81 gene encoding intraflagellar transport protein 81 homolog isoform X1, whose protein sequence is MSEQLKIIVEQLNKEPFKKNFNLITFDSLDPMQLLQILNDVLAEIDPKQTIDIREEMPDQTVKRICALLAMLKYKPPGSLSDVSSFRQGLVTGSKPVVHPILHWLLQRVPELKKRAYLARFLVKLEVPAEFLQDDVINDTYHQYEELVEGFKTYHKECEQLRTSGFSTAEIRRDISAMEEEKDQLIKRVERLKKRVESVSNHQRMLEQARQLRVEKEREESLTHQKQEQKNQLFQAEQRLQRSQQQLKDLRQAAADANPESLIRRLEEEIKINSYMVSEKLPKELEGMRRTVQYLQKVASEPAMGQDDLHELEDKIKEVDSQINQLIEKRMMRNDPMDDKLTLYRQQASIIIRRKESKAEELQEAREELAAAERVLKQRNSQTQGSDGEEVIRSDELKRLVAKLRTKGTMYKKKRQEIAELKAEYGVLQRTEEILKQKHENLQQKLQTVEAEKGISGYSDTQEELERVSAIKSELDEKKGRTLDDMSEMVKKLNSMMVEKKSALAPIIKELRSLRQRCQDLSHEYEEKKVQYESCAAGLESNRSKLEQEVKTLREETAQDENRYHYVNCMSEIIEMQIQRAAEEMKAYVSSDPQERKKAIREMYMKNISEQELLGKKLREKQKLVRESHGVNMEQMKMWRDLEQLMECKRQCFIQAQSQASIGQVIQEGGEDRLVL, encoded by the exons ATGAGTGAACAATTGAAAATCATCGTTGAACAACTCAACAAAGAGCCATTTAAGAAAAACTTCAACCTCATCACATTTGATTCTCTCGACCCgatgcagctgctgcagattttAAATGATGTTCTGGCTGAAATAGACCCAAAG CAAACTATAGACATCCGTGAAGAAATGCCTGATCAAACTGTAAAGAGAATCTGTGCTCTGCTGGCAATGCTAAAATACAAACCTCCTGGCAGCCTTTCTGACGT GAGCAGCTTCAGACAGGGTCTGGTGACTGGTAGCAAACCTGTGGTGCACCCTATCCTCCACTGGCTGCTACAGAGGGTCCCTGAGCTGAAGAAAAGGGCTTACCTGGCTCGTTTTCTGGTTAAGCTGGAAGTGCCTGCAGAGTTTCTGCAGGATGATGTCATCAATGACACCTATCACCAG TATGAAGAGCTTGTAGAAGGGTTTAAAACATATCACAAGGAATGTGAACAACTGAGGACTTCAGGCTTCTCCACAGCCGAAATCAGAAGG GACATTAGTGCaatggaagaagagaaagaccaACTAATCAAACGTGTGGAGAGGCTGAAGAAGAGG GTGGAGTCAGTGTCCAACCATCAACGGATGCTGGAACAGGCCAGACAGCTGCGagtggagaaggagagagaggagtcGCTGACTCATCAGAAGCAGGAGCAGAAGAACCAA CTGTTCCAGGCCGAACAGAGACTGCAGAGATCGCAGCAGCAGTTGAAGGATTTGCgacaggcagcagcagatgcCAATCCAGAGA GTTTAATTCGGAGGCTTGAAGAAGAGATCAAGATCAACTCCTACATGGTCTCTGAGAAACTCCCCAAAGAGCTGGAGGGAATGAGACGTACAGTGCAGTACCTTCAGAAGGTGGCATCAGAGCCTGCCATGGGCCAGGATGATCTGCATGAGCTGGAGGACAAG ATTAAAGAAGTCGATTCTCAGATAAACCAACTGATTGAGAAGAGGATGATGAGAAATGATCCCATGGATGACAAACTGACCCTCTACAGGCAACAG GCCTCCATCATCATTCGAAGGAAGGAGTCAAAGGCAGAGGAGCTTCAGGAAGCCAGGGAGGAGTTAGCTGCAGCAGAGAGGGTGCTGAAACAGAGGAACAGTCAGACACAAGGCTCAGATGGAGAAGAGGTCATCCGGAGTGATGAG CTGAAACGTTTGGTGGCCAAATTGCGGACCAAGGGAACCATGTACAAGAAGAAACGCCAGGAAATTGCTGAGCTGAAAGCAGAATACGGTGTCCTGCAAAGAACAGAGGAGATTCTCAAACAGAAGCATGAgaacctgcagcagaaactg CAAACTGTCGAAGCTGAGAAGGGAATCTCTGGCTACAGTGACACTCAGGAGGAACTAGAGAGAGTGTCTGCCATCAAGAGCGAACTAGATGAGAAGAAGGGTCGCACACTGGATGACATGTCTGAAATG GTGAAGAAACTAAACTCCATGATGGTGGAGAAGAAGTCAGCTCTAGCTCCAATTATAAAAGAACTGAGATCACTGAGACAGCGCTGTCAG GATCTAAGCCACGAGTATGAAGAAAAGAAGGTGCAATATGAAAGTTGTGCTGCTGGTCTGGAGAGCAACAGATCTAAATTGGAACAG GAGGTAAAAACATTGAGGGAGGAAACAGCACAGGATGAAAACCGATACCATTATGTCAACTGCATGTCGGAg ATCATTGAGATGCAAATACAGCGGGCAGCTGAAGAGATGAAGGCTTACGTGTCCTCTGATCCACAAGAGAGGAAGAAGGCCATCAG GGAAATGTACATGAAGAACATTTCAGAACAGGAGTTACTTGGCAAG AAGTTACGTGAGAAGCAGAAGCTGGTGAGGGAGAGCCACGGCGTCAACATGGAGCAGATGAAAATGTGGCGGGACCTGGAGCAGCTGATGGAGTGCAAAAGGCAGTGCTTCATACAAGCTCAGAGCCAGGCATCTATTGGTCAGGTCAtccaggagggaggagaggataGGCTGGTGCTGTGA
- the ift81 gene encoding intraflagellar transport protein 81 homolog isoform X2 produces the protein MSEQLKIIVEQLNKEPFKKNFNLITFDSLDPMQLLQILNDVLAEIDPKQTIDIREEMPDQTVKRICALLAMLKYKPPGSLSDVFRQGLVTGSKPVVHPILHWLLQRVPELKKRAYLARFLVKLEVPAEFLQDDVINDTYHQYEELVEGFKTYHKECEQLRTSGFSTAEIRRDISAMEEEKDQLIKRVERLKKRVESVSNHQRMLEQARQLRVEKEREESLTHQKQEQKNQLFQAEQRLQRSQQQLKDLRQAAADANPESLIRRLEEEIKINSYMVSEKLPKELEGMRRTVQYLQKVASEPAMGQDDLHELEDKIKEVDSQINQLIEKRMMRNDPMDDKLTLYRQQASIIIRRKESKAEELQEAREELAAAERVLKQRNSQTQGSDGEEVIRSDELKRLVAKLRTKGTMYKKKRQEIAELKAEYGVLQRTEEILKQKHENLQQKLQTVEAEKGISGYSDTQEELERVSAIKSELDEKKGRTLDDMSEMVKKLNSMMVEKKSALAPIIKELRSLRQRCQDLSHEYEEKKVQYESCAAGLESNRSKLEQEVKTLREETAQDENRYHYVNCMSEIIEMQIQRAAEEMKAYVSSDPQERKKAIREMYMKNISEQELLGKKLREKQKLVRESHGVNMEQMKMWRDLEQLMECKRQCFIQAQSQASIGQVIQEGGEDRLVL, from the exons ATGAGTGAACAATTGAAAATCATCGTTGAACAACTCAACAAAGAGCCATTTAAGAAAAACTTCAACCTCATCACATTTGATTCTCTCGACCCgatgcagctgctgcagattttAAATGATGTTCTGGCTGAAATAGACCCAAAG CAAACTATAGACATCCGTGAAGAAATGCCTGATCAAACTGTAAAGAGAATCTGTGCTCTGCTGGCAATGCTAAAATACAAACCTCCTGGCAGCCTTTCTGACGT CTTCAGACAGGGTCTGGTGACTGGTAGCAAACCTGTGGTGCACCCTATCCTCCACTGGCTGCTACAGAGGGTCCCTGAGCTGAAGAAAAGGGCTTACCTGGCTCGTTTTCTGGTTAAGCTGGAAGTGCCTGCAGAGTTTCTGCAGGATGATGTCATCAATGACACCTATCACCAG TATGAAGAGCTTGTAGAAGGGTTTAAAACATATCACAAGGAATGTGAACAACTGAGGACTTCAGGCTTCTCCACAGCCGAAATCAGAAGG GACATTAGTGCaatggaagaagagaaagaccaACTAATCAAACGTGTGGAGAGGCTGAAGAAGAGG GTGGAGTCAGTGTCCAACCATCAACGGATGCTGGAACAGGCCAGACAGCTGCGagtggagaaggagagagaggagtcGCTGACTCATCAGAAGCAGGAGCAGAAGAACCAA CTGTTCCAGGCCGAACAGAGACTGCAGAGATCGCAGCAGCAGTTGAAGGATTTGCgacaggcagcagcagatgcCAATCCAGAGA GTTTAATTCGGAGGCTTGAAGAAGAGATCAAGATCAACTCCTACATGGTCTCTGAGAAACTCCCCAAAGAGCTGGAGGGAATGAGACGTACAGTGCAGTACCTTCAGAAGGTGGCATCAGAGCCTGCCATGGGCCAGGATGATCTGCATGAGCTGGAGGACAAG ATTAAAGAAGTCGATTCTCAGATAAACCAACTGATTGAGAAGAGGATGATGAGAAATGATCCCATGGATGACAAACTGACCCTCTACAGGCAACAG GCCTCCATCATCATTCGAAGGAAGGAGTCAAAGGCAGAGGAGCTTCAGGAAGCCAGGGAGGAGTTAGCTGCAGCAGAGAGGGTGCTGAAACAGAGGAACAGTCAGACACAAGGCTCAGATGGAGAAGAGGTCATCCGGAGTGATGAG CTGAAACGTTTGGTGGCCAAATTGCGGACCAAGGGAACCATGTACAAGAAGAAACGCCAGGAAATTGCTGAGCTGAAAGCAGAATACGGTGTCCTGCAAAGAACAGAGGAGATTCTCAAACAGAAGCATGAgaacctgcagcagaaactg CAAACTGTCGAAGCTGAGAAGGGAATCTCTGGCTACAGTGACACTCAGGAGGAACTAGAGAGAGTGTCTGCCATCAAGAGCGAACTAGATGAGAAGAAGGGTCGCACACTGGATGACATGTCTGAAATG GTGAAGAAACTAAACTCCATGATGGTGGAGAAGAAGTCAGCTCTAGCTCCAATTATAAAAGAACTGAGATCACTGAGACAGCGCTGTCAG GATCTAAGCCACGAGTATGAAGAAAAGAAGGTGCAATATGAAAGTTGTGCTGCTGGTCTGGAGAGCAACAGATCTAAATTGGAACAG GAGGTAAAAACATTGAGGGAGGAAACAGCACAGGATGAAAACCGATACCATTATGTCAACTGCATGTCGGAg ATCATTGAGATGCAAATACAGCGGGCAGCTGAAGAGATGAAGGCTTACGTGTCCTCTGATCCACAAGAGAGGAAGAAGGCCATCAG GGAAATGTACATGAAGAACATTTCAGAACAGGAGTTACTTGGCAAG AAGTTACGTGAGAAGCAGAAGCTGGTGAGGGAGAGCCACGGCGTCAACATGGAGCAGATGAAAATGTGGCGGGACCTGGAGCAGCTGATGGAGTGCAAAAGGCAGTGCTTCATACAAGCTCAGAGCCAGGCATCTATTGGTCAGGTCAtccaggagggaggagaggataGGCTGGTGCTGTGA